Proteins found in one uncultured Campylobacter sp. genomic segment:
- the eno gene encoding phosphopyruvate hydratase produces MVFIEDVTAIEVLDSRGNPTVKATVALSDGTVASAIVPSGASTGKREALELRDKDERYCGKGVLKAVENVNSQIAEAVIGLDAFDQKALDDEMRELDGTDNYSNLGANAVLGVSMAVARAAAKSLDVPLYRYLGGANATVLPVPMFNIINGGAHANNSVDFQEFMIMPFGFDKFSDALRAATEIYHTLKGLLNAAGHSTAVGDEGGFAPNLNDNEEPIKLIMQAIEKAGYKAGEQIKLALDVAASELYENGKYKLEGKEFSSEELIERYAQLCEKYPIFSIEDGLSEDDWAGWAKLTSKLGSKVQLVGDDLFVTNEKILREGIAKGVGNAILIKPNQIGTVSQTMQTIRLAQRKGYRCVMSHRSGESEDSFIADFAVAMNTGQIKTGATSRSERNAKYNRLLEIERETDEFLGNQI; encoded by the coding sequence ATGGTATTTATAGAAGACGTAACTGCGATAGAAGTACTTGATAGCCGCGGCAACCCGACCGTGAAGGCGACTGTAGCTCTAAGCGACGGCACCGTAGCAAGCGCGATAGTCCCAAGCGGCGCAAGCACGGGCAAACGCGAGGCGCTGGAGCTTCGCGATAAAGACGAGAGATACTGCGGCAAGGGCGTGCTAAAGGCCGTTGAAAACGTAAATTCGCAGATCGCCGAGGCCGTGATCGGGCTGGATGCATTTGATCAAAAGGCGCTTGATGATGAGATGAGAGAGCTTGATGGCACCGATAACTACTCAAATTTGGGCGCGAACGCCGTGCTTGGCGTATCTATGGCGGTAGCGCGCGCGGCCGCTAAAAGCCTTGACGTGCCTTTGTATCGCTACCTTGGCGGTGCGAACGCTACCGTGCTGCCGGTGCCGATGTTTAATATCATCAACGGCGGCGCGCACGCGAACAACAGCGTGGATTTTCAAGAATTTATGATTATGCCGTTTGGATTTGATAAATTTAGCGACGCGCTGCGAGCGGCGACTGAGATTTACCACACGCTAAAAGGCCTGCTAAACGCGGCAGGCCACAGCACGGCGGTCGGCGACGAGGGCGGATTTGCGCCAAATTTAAACGATAATGAAGAGCCGATCAAGCTCATCATGCAAGCTATCGAAAAAGCAGGCTACAAAGCGGGCGAGCAGATCAAGCTAGCCCTTGACGTCGCGGCTAGCGAGCTGTACGAAAACGGCAAGTATAAGCTAGAGGGCAAGGAATTTAGCAGCGAAGAGCTGATAGAGCGATACGCGCAGCTTTGCGAGAAGTATCCGATATTTTCGATCGAAGACGGTCTAAGCGAGGACGACTGGGCGGGCTGGGCGAAGCTAACGAGCAAGCTAGGCTCTAAAGTGCAGCTCGTGGGCGACGATCTTTTCGTAACGAACGAGAAAATTTTACGCGAAGGCATTGCCAAGGGCGTAGGCAACGCGATCCTAATAAAACCGAATCAAATCGGCACCGTAAGCCAAACTATGCAGACGATCCGCCTAGCACAGCGCAAAGGCTACCGCTGCGTGATGAGCCACAGAAGCGGCGAGAGCGAGGATAGCTTTATCGCGGACTTCGCCGTCGCGATGAATACGGGCCAAATCAAAACGGGCGCGACCTCAAGAAGCGAACGCAACGCAAAATACAACCGCCTGCTCGAGATCGAGCGCGAGACGGACGAGTTTTTGGGAAATCAAATTTGA
- a CDS encoding NFACT RNA binding domain-containing protein: MKYAHLKQIQSFLGKFKKITAIRRAGDMAIFIEFDGELRLFFDLSKADSAIYANPDFLNVKEYKAPFDVALKKRFWGAKILNLSVPEGNRILKLECEFQGSYKSLASSLFLEFTGRFTNAIITDEKGVIIEALRHIDNNFRVIKPGRELLELPPAVIKERQTPPITDFTQYFSEEFKRVNNAKLENLRAVKSAAIERKMQNLSEILSGLENEADLNAQSEILSKNAGLILSNLHALKDYEREVTLNDFERGEVRLVLDASPKIAANAMFAKAKRLKQKAAGLIIERQNLTEKLEFLSNLQTLVNEAKSAEELEILAPKKAHAVKQKEQNQNVEDFYIEGYKISIGRNEKGNVWLLKNSKKDDIWMHLKDLPSAHVIIKTAKSAPSEEILRFAAKICVNFSVKGGGTYEVDFTKRNNVKITSGANVNYINFKTILVTKHD, translated from the coding sequence ATGAAATACGCACATTTAAAACAAATACAATCTTTTCTAGGCAAATTTAAAAAAATAACGGCAATCAGACGCGCGGGCGATATGGCGATATTTATCGAATTTGACGGCGAGCTCAGGCTGTTTTTCGATCTTAGCAAAGCCGACTCCGCGATCTACGCAAATCCTGATTTTCTAAACGTAAAAGAGTACAAAGCGCCCTTTGACGTCGCGCTTAAAAAGAGGTTCTGGGGGGCTAAAATTTTAAATTTAAGCGTGCCCGAGGGAAATAGAATTTTAAAGCTGGAGTGCGAATTCCAAGGCTCGTATAAGAGCCTGGCTTCAAGCCTATTTTTGGAGTTTACGGGGCGCTTTACCAACGCGATCATCACGGACGAAAAGGGCGTCATAATCGAGGCTTTGCGCCATATAGATAATAATTTTCGCGTGATAAAACCGGGGCGCGAGCTGCTTGAGCTGCCGCCTGCAGTGATAAAAGAGCGCCAGACGCCGCCGATAACCGATTTTACGCAGTATTTTAGCGAGGAATTTAAGCGCGTAAATAACGCAAAGCTAGAAAATCTGCGCGCCGTAAAATCGGCCGCAATAGAGCGAAAAATGCAAAATTTAAGCGAGATTTTATCGGGGCTTGAAAACGAGGCGGATCTAAACGCGCAAAGCGAAATTTTAAGCAAAAACGCGGGGCTAATCTTATCAAATTTACACGCGCTAAAGGACTACGAGCGCGAGGTAACGCTAAATGATTTCGAGCGAGGCGAGGTGAGGCTCGTGCTAGATGCCAGCCCCAAAATCGCCGCAAACGCGATGTTTGCCAAAGCAAAAAGGCTAAAGCAAAAGGCGGCGGGTCTAATCATCGAGCGGCAAAATTTGACCGAAAAGCTGGAGTTTTTATCAAATTTACAAACGCTCGTAAACGAAGCGAAAAGCGCCGAAGAGCTAGAAATCCTAGCGCCTAAAAAAGCTCACGCCGTAAAGCAAAAAGAGCAAAATCAAAACGTCGAGGATTTTTATATCGAAGGCTATAAAATCAGCATCGGACGCAACGAAAAAGGCAACGTCTGGCTGCTAAAAAACTCGAAAAAAGACGACATTTGGATGCATCTAAAAGACCTACCGTCCGCGCACGTCATCATCAAAACCGCAAAAAGCGCTCCCAGCGAGGAAATTTTGAGATTTGCGGCGAAAATTTGCGTAAATTTTAGCGTCAAAGGCGGCGGGACGTACGAGGTTGATTTTACCAAACGTAACAACGTCAAAATTACGAGCGGCGCAAATGTAAATTATATTAATTTTAAGACGATATTAGTAACAAAGCACGACTAA
- a CDS encoding TonB-dependent receptor → MNKFSLSLAASSLLLTQIFAADVALQGVEISERADDGYRAKTSEVGKTNTPILEIPQTVNVVTQQQLKDKKPETLAESLQNVSGVSYGNTTGGIFDSIIKRGFGGGRDGSIMRNGVPASVMHSFNKTVESVEVLKGPSSLLYGAQEPGGIINMVTKKPKYDFSNEIWAGIGNHAYWNAGFDATGPIADSGFAYRFIFDKSKKRYWREFGSVENELFAPSLSYKGDDYRINFAYAHSKSIDPIDRGMYLIPNTGKLLPIDKKRRLDEPFNKLKTTLDTVDVNFEKNIGEDWLLRGAYAFSRSKHEYGHIRLMNVNLNTGTATRRNEYYDGFIHRTHAGSLTLNGYAQTGEIEHNLLFGIDAKSYYRYRPGGLRDTGAHLNINIYNPIYGRVGLPTVRESGIQYQTLKTIGFYAQDSINLTENLIYSLGARYEFYRQIARGTVSGPNSTDQKDGKFTWQTGLLYLLTPEWSVYANYAQSFSPQMAMNGDIGDIKPEEGKSVELGTKFQNDSITASAAVFNINKKNIMRTVNSVSTPVGEARSRGFEFDFNGRVTQGLSVGASYAYTKTEVRKDSGAFAVLVGKPLEATPKHQASLFANYDFSHLGAKGLRIGGGARYFGSWYTYYMRTNLPAVPAGTGFKMDDAVVYDAFISYDTKIAGYETNFAFNVKNLTDKLYYTSSSTGTQANIIPIQPGYARQFMLTASVKF, encoded by the coding sequence ATGAACAAATTTAGCCTAAGTTTAGCGGCCTCGTCGCTGCTTTTAACCCAAATTTTCGCCGCCGACGTAGCATTGCAAGGCGTCGAGATTAGCGAGAGAGCGGACGACGGATACCGCGCCAAAACCAGCGAAGTGGGCAAAACGAATACGCCTATTTTAGAGATCCCGCAGACGGTAAACGTCGTGACCCAACAACAGCTAAAGGATAAAAAACCAGAGACCCTAGCCGAGAGCCTTCAAAACGTAAGCGGCGTTAGCTACGGAAACACCACGGGAGGCATCTTTGACTCGATCATAAAAAGAGGATTTGGCGGCGGACGCGACGGCTCGATCATGCGAAACGGCGTACCTGCTAGCGTCATGCATAGCTTTAACAAAACCGTAGAAAGCGTCGAGGTGCTAAAAGGCCCCTCTAGCTTGCTCTACGGCGCGCAAGAGCCAGGCGGCATCATAAATATGGTCACTAAAAAGCCAAAATACGACTTTTCAAACGAAATTTGGGCGGGTATCGGAAACCATGCCTACTGGAACGCGGGCTTTGACGCCACTGGGCCGATTGCTGATAGCGGCTTTGCGTATAGATTTATATTCGACAAAAGCAAAAAGCGCTACTGGAGGGAGTTTGGCAGCGTAGAAAACGAGCTTTTTGCGCCCTCTCTTTCGTATAAAGGCGATGATTACCGCATAAATTTCGCCTACGCGCACTCCAAATCGATCGATCCGATCGATCGCGGTATGTACCTCATCCCAAACACGGGCAAGCTACTGCCGATAGATAAGAAAAGGCGCCTTGACGAGCCGTTTAATAAACTTAAAACGACGCTTGATACGGTGGACGTAAATTTTGAGAAAAATATCGGCGAGGACTGGCTACTGCGCGGCGCTTACGCGTTTTCCCGCTCCAAGCACGAATACGGTCACATCAGGCTAATGAACGTAAATTTAAACACCGGAACGGCGACTAGGCGAAACGAATACTACGACGGCTTCATCCACCGCACGCACGCGGGCTCGCTCACGCTAAACGGCTACGCGCAAACGGGCGAGATAGAGCATAACTTGCTCTTTGGCATCGACGCTAAAAGCTACTACCGCTACCGACCGGGCGGCCTAAGAGACACGGGCGCTCACCTAAATATCAATATCTATAATCCAATCTACGGCAGAGTCGGTTTGCCGACGGTAAGGGAGTCAGGCATCCAGTATCAAACGCTAAAAACGATCGGATTTTACGCGCAAGATAGCATAAATTTGACCGAAAATTTGATCTACTCTTTGGGCGCAAGGTATGAATTTTACAGGCAAATCGCGCGCGGAACGGTTAGCGGACCAAACTCCACCGACCAAAAAGACGGCAAATTTACGTGGCAGACTGGGCTTTTATACCTGCTAACGCCCGAGTGGTCCGTTTACGCCAACTACGCGCAAAGCTTTAGCCCGCAGATGGCTATGAACGGCGACATAGGCGACATAAAGCCTGAAGAAGGCAAAAGCGTCGAGCTGGGAACTAAATTTCAAAACGATAGCATAACGGCTAGCGCGGCGGTCTTTAACATCAACAAGAAAAACATCATGCGCACCGTAAATAGCGTAAGTACGCCCGTGGGCGAGGCGCGCTCGAGAGGCTTTGAGTTTGACTTTAACGGCCGCGTGACGCAAGGGCTAAGCGTGGGCGCTAGCTACGCATACACTAAAACCGAGGTGCGCAAGGATAGCGGCGCGTTTGCCGTGCTAGTGGGCAAACCACTAGAAGCCACGCCAAAGCACCAAGCCAGCCTCTTTGCCAACTACGACTTTAGCCATCTAGGCGCAAAAGGCCTAAGGATCGGCGGCGGAGCGAGGTATTTTGGCTCATGGTACACCTACTACATGAGGACGAATCTACCGGCCGTGCCTGCGGGAACTGGCTTTAAGATGGACGACGCGGTCGTTTACGACGCATTTATCAGCTACGACACCAAGATCGCGGGCTACGAGACGAATTTCGCCTTTAACGTCAAAAACTTGACCGACAAGCTCTACTACACGTCTTCATCGACCGGCACGCAGGCTAACATCATACCGATACAGCCGGGGTATGCGAGGCAGTTTATGCTGACCGCTAGCGTTAAATTTTAA
- a CDS encoding phosphatidate cytidylyltransferase: MKTRIITGIALFAVVLVIFFVDSYLLNFAILGFVLYAAFSEAQKLYGLQGNSLALVAVIFYLLTPFSNPVFIAILAVLLVVSFLAHFKSENLTPALPFLYPMTPIFLIWMLYSLYGIGYLAWLILTVVACDSGAFFVGKFCGKHAFSQTSPNKTWEGVAGGIAVATVFGAGFGWVLTDSFWHSLITAFLVAVFGVWGDLFESYLKRRVGVKDSGTLLPGHGGMLDRVDGYLFGVAAMLWTLSW; encoded by the coding sequence ATGAAAACGCGTATAATCACCGGCATCGCGCTATTTGCGGTAGTTTTGGTCATCTTTTTCGTCGATAGTTATCTGTTAAATTTCGCCATTTTAGGCTTCGTGCTTTACGCGGCCTTTAGCGAAGCGCAAAAGCTTTACGGCCTGCAAGGAAACTCCCTTGCGCTCGTGGCGGTTATTTTTTACCTACTCACGCCCTTTTCAAACCCCGTATTTATCGCTATTTTAGCGGTCTTGCTCGTGGTTAGTTTTCTTGCGCATTTTAAGAGCGAAAATCTAACGCCCGCGTTGCCGTTTTTGTATCCGATGACGCCTATTTTTCTCATCTGGATGCTTTATTCGCTTTACGGCATCGGCTACTTAGCGTGGCTGATTTTAACGGTCGTGGCGTGCGATAGCGGGGCGTTTTTCGTCGGCAAATTTTGCGGCAAGCACGCCTTTAGCCAGACTTCGCCGAACAAAACCTGGGAAGGCGTCGCGGGCGGTATCGCCGTAGCTACGGTTTTTGGCGCAGGCTTTGGCTGGGTGCTGACCGATAGCTTTTGGCATAGCCTCATCACGGCGTTTTTGGTTGCGGTTTTCGGTGTTTGGGGCGATCTTTTCGAGAGCTACTTAAAGCGCCGAGTGGGCGTCAAGGATAGCGGCACGCTACTGCCCGGTCACGGCGGTATGCTTGACCGCGTCGACGGCTATTTGTTCGGCGTCGCGGCGATGCTCTGGACGCTATCGTGGTAG
- the leuC gene encoding 3-isopropylmalate dehydratase large subunit, translated as MQNKKQTITEKIFSEHVGREVFAGEIIESDIDMVIGNDITTPISIKQFERSGATKLANPDGFSVVMDHYIPAKDILSANQAKISRDFAYKHDLKNYFDEKDMGIEHALLPEKGLVVPGDVIIGADSHTCTHGALGAFATGMGSTDLAYAMITGKNWFKVPPTIKVIFRGKLDRHVYGKDLILEIIRRIGVDGALYKALEFTGETIDSLDMDGRFSMCNMAIEAGGKSGIIAVDETTKEFLKGKNLRAEPKLHYSDEGANYEQILEIDVSKLDPVIAYPFLPSNGKSVREAVRDNIAIDQAFIGSCTNGRLSDLRIAAEILKGRKVARKTRLIITPATQKIALQAQKEGLMDIFAEAGAVVSNPTCGACLGGYMGILGVGERCVSTTNRNFVGRMGDRTSEVYLANSAVAAASAVAGKIADPRDL; from the coding sequence ATGCAAAACAAAAAGCAAACTATCACCGAAAAGATTTTCAGCGAGCACGTAGGGCGCGAGGTTTTCGCGGGCGAGATCATCGAAAGCGACATCGACATGGTCATCGGCAACGATATCACGACTCCTATCTCCATCAAGCAGTTTGAGCGAAGCGGCGCGACAAAGCTTGCTAATCCGGACGGCTTTAGCGTCGTGATGGACCACTATATCCCCGCAAAAGACATCCTAAGCGCCAACCAAGCCAAAATTAGCCGCGATTTTGCGTATAAGCATGATTTGAAAAATTATTTCGACGAAAAGGACATGGGTATCGAGCACGCGCTTTTGCCAGAAAAAGGCCTCGTAGTGCCGGGCGACGTCATCATCGGCGCCGATAGCCACACCTGTACACACGGCGCGTTGGGAGCCTTTGCCACGGGCATGGGCAGCACCGATCTAGCCTACGCGATGATAACGGGCAAAAACTGGTTTAAAGTACCGCCGACTATCAAAGTGATCTTTCGCGGCAAGCTAGACCGCCACGTCTACGGCAAGGACCTCATCCTAGAGATCATCCGCCGCATCGGCGTAGACGGCGCGCTGTATAAGGCGCTGGAATTTACGGGCGAGACGATAGATAGCCTCGATATGGACGGGCGCTTTAGCATGTGCAACATGGCGATCGAGGCCGGCGGCAAAAGCGGCATCATCGCGGTTGATGAAACCACGAAAGAGTTTTTAAAAGGTAAAAATTTACGCGCCGAGCCGAAGCTGCACTACTCCGATGAGGGCGCAAACTACGAGCAAATTTTAGAGATCGACGTTAGTAAGCTCGATCCCGTGATCGCCTATCCGTTTTTGCCTAGCAACGGAAAAAGCGTGCGCGAGGCCGTCAGAGACAATATCGCTATCGATCAGGCCTTTATCGGTAGCTGCACGAACGGCAGACTAAGCGACCTGCGCATCGCGGCTGAAATCCTAAAAGGCCGCAAAGTAGCGCGCAAAACCCGCCTCATCATCACGCCTGCGACGCAAAAGATCGCCCTGCAAGCGCAAAAAGAGGGGCTGATGGATATATTTGCCGAGGCTGGCGCAGTCGTAAGCAACCCGACCTGCGGCGCGTGCCTGGGCGGATATATGGGGATTTTGGGCGTGGGAGAGCGCTGCGTGAGTACGACCAATAGAAACTTCGTCGGACGCATGGGCGATCGCACGAGCGAGGTGTATCTGGCAAACTCGGCCGTGGCCGCAGCTAGCGCCGTCGCAGGCAAGATCGCCGATCCGCGCGATCTTTAG
- a CDS encoding SemiSWEET family transporter, with the protein MSEKNLQILGWIGTCLSVIMYISYIPQIMGNLEGNKTPFIQPLAAAINCTIWTSYGLLKAKRDYPLAAANLPGIIFGLLATITAF; encoded by the coding sequence ATGAGCGAGAAAAATTTACAAATTTTAGGCTGGATAGGCACGTGCCTGTCAGTCATTATGTATATTTCCTATATCCCGCAGATAATGGGCAACCTTGAGGGCAACAAAACGCCTTTTATCCAGCCTCTAGCTGCGGCGATAAACTGCACGATCTGGACTAGCTACGGCCTGCTAAAAGCCAAAAGGGACTATCCGTTAGCGGCTGCGAATTTGCCCGGCATCATCTTTGGACTTTTGGCGACGATAACGGCGTTTTAG
- a CDS encoding septum formation initiator codes for MSEVLDEYVEKKPFDFRLFLRFTLIAFCVICFGIYVGNIIFGKRSLDVMLSLQDQRARLQEDIETLKAQNAQLQKAYFELKELEPGSGG; via the coding sequence TTGAGCGAAGTCCTAGACGAATACGTCGAGAAAAAGCCGTTTGATTTCAGGCTTTTTCTCAGATTTACGCTTATAGCGTTTTGCGTGATATGTTTTGGTATCTACGTGGGCAACATAATCTTCGGCAAGCGCTCGCTAGACGTGATGCTAAGCCTGCAAGATCAGCGTGCTCGGCTGCAAGAGGATATCGAGACGCTAAAGGCGCAAAACGCCCAGCTGCAAAAGGCGTATTTCGAGCTAAAAGAGCTTGAGCCCGGCAGCGGTGGGTAA
- a CDS encoding AMIN domain-containing protein yields MKIGKIWLLALACGLALGRENPFAPSSELNANTASTNVVENLPPFEKQSFKFPADARNFISITLKYKSVDGSVKEKTVDINKSISWQDEFLLSKIAVPVVVEKPDVSVTKEESKIAAIDVAPRPSERNMTTLPLNDVVIKPLEPEAKSALKEIKYKKTIFEIGKDRVKIATKDAKVKDYSISGGKRVVIDFASSVDSYTKKYELDCGAFKTALFGSHGSFYRVVFDLDGSYKHSVEKTQDGYLLKLSR; encoded by the coding sequence ATGAAAATCGGTAAAATTTGGCTTTTGGCGCTGGCCTGCGGGCTGGCTTTGGGCAGAGAAAATCCATTTGCGCCCTCTAGCGAACTAAACGCGAACACGGCTAGCACCAACGTCGTAGAAAATTTGCCTCCTTTTGAGAAGCAGAGTTTTAAATTTCCCGCCGACGCTAGAAACTTCATCTCCATCACGCTGAAATACAAAAGCGTCGACGGCAGCGTCAAGGAAAAAACCGTCGATATAAACAAAAGCATCTCGTGGCAAGACGAGTTTTTGCTAAGCAAGATCGCAGTGCCCGTCGTCGTAGAAAAGCCCGACGTTTCCGTAACCAAAGAAGAGTCTAAGATAGCCGCGATAGATGTCGCGCCAAGGCCTAGCGAGCGTAACATGACGACCTTGCCTCTAAACGACGTAGTAATCAAGCCTCTTGAGCCCGAAGCCAAATCCGCGCTAAAAGAGATCAAATACAAAAAAACGATCTTTGAGATCGGCAAAGATCGGGTCAAAATCGCGACCAAGGACGCCAAGGTCAAAGATTATTCCATTAGCGGCGGCAAGCGCGTCGTGATCGATTTTGCATCGAGCGTGGACTCCTATACGAAAAAATACGAGCTAGACTGCGGCGCGTTTAAAACGGCGCTTTTTGGCTCGCACGGCAGCTTTTACCGCGTAGTTTTCGATCTTGATGGCAGTTACAAGCACTCGGTAGAAAAGACACAGGACGGATATTTGTTAAAGCTATCTAGATAA
- the recA gene encoding recombinase RecA, which yields MAKEKEEKKIVPPTNDSDKKKALDAALKQIDKAFGKGTLIRLGDKQVEAIDSISTGSLGLDLALGIGGIPKGRIIEVYGPESSGKTTLTLHIIAEAQKAGATCAFIDAEHALDVKYAANLGVDTENLYVSQPDFGEQALEIVENLARSGAVELIVVDSVAALTPKSEIEGDMGDQHVGLQARLMSQALRKLAGVVHKMNTTVIFINQIRMKIGAMGYGTPETTTGGNALKFYASVRLDVRKIATLKQNEEPIGNRTKVKVVKNKVAPPFKTAEFDIMFGEGISRDGEIIDYGVKLDIIDKSGAWFSYKAAKIGQGRENAKAYLKEHSEISDEIVATIKSSIGLDKLISGSGDKDEESESIEENTEE from the coding sequence ATGGCAAAAGAAAAAGAAGAGAAAAAGATAGTCCCGCCGACAAACGATTCGGACAAGAAAAAGGCCTTAGACGCGGCTTTAAAGCAGATAGATAAAGCGTTCGGCAAGGGTACGTTGATCCGCCTTGGCGACAAGCAAGTCGAGGCGATAGATAGTATCTCGACCGGCTCGCTAGGACTTGACCTGGCCCTTGGTATCGGCGGTATCCCAAAGGGCCGTATTATCGAGGTTTACGGGCCTGAGAGCTCGGGTAAAACGACTCTAACCCTACACATCATCGCCGAAGCGCAAAAAGCCGGAGCCACGTGCGCCTTTATCGACGCCGAGCACGCGCTAGACGTGAAGTACGCGGCAAATTTGGGCGTAGATACCGAAAATCTCTACGTTAGCCAGCCCGATTTTGGTGAGCAGGCGCTAGAGATCGTAGAAAACCTCGCTAGAAGCGGCGCGGTCGAGCTGATCGTGGTTGATAGCGTCGCGGCGCTAACTCCAAAAAGCGAGATCGAGGGCGACATGGGCGATCAGCACGTAGGTCTGCAAGCTCGTCTAATGAGCCAAGCTCTGCGCAAACTAGCCGGCGTCGTGCACAAGATGAACACGACCGTGATCTTTATCAACCAAATTCGTATGAAAATCGGTGCGATGGGATATGGTACGCCTGAGACCACTACGGGCGGTAACGCGCTTAAATTTTACGCCTCGGTGCGCCTAGACGTGCGAAAAATCGCCACGCTAAAACAAAACGAAGAGCCTATCGGCAACCGCACGAAGGTAAAAGTCGTGAAAAACAAGGTCGCGCCTCCGTTTAAAACGGCGGAATTTGACATAATGTTTGGCGAGGGTATCAGCCGCGACGGCGAGATCATCGACTACGGCGTGAAGCTAGATATCATCGACAAAAGCGGCGCGTGGTTTAGCTACAAAGCCGCTAAAATCGGCCAAGGCCGCGAAAACGCAAAAGCCTATCTCAAAGAGCACTCGGAGATATCAGACGAGATCGTAGCTACGATAAAAAGCTCGATCGGCCTAGATAAGCTAATAAGCGGCTCGGGCGACAAAGACGAAGAAAGCGAAAGCATAGAAGAAAATACGGAGGAATAA
- a CDS encoding ankyrin repeat domain-containing protein has product MHDLLKMFKTILYAALFLGLYLLADKYGLFSKFSSPTRFVVTADTKIIPGSELSKYVTQEGIDDFAFRYWDIDFASNPKSVLKESDIDTNLKKLFKSKQTDQILKFMQDNNISVEYKLIYGTTPIMYSSFFDDENTTKEFIKLGANIRQKDNFGLSPLVYAIENNSTKTAKLLLDSGVKFDEVKAVQWYRKTPFYYNIEKLIIDGDDVKIVYRDNYQVNKESKDVNDPIGYIVTHNYVEMTELALASGYRPKLDDHHNTFFHGLRDDSNFMRSLYILLDTIPNYEPMLELLLKYDVIGQPTKEELKKAYEECYKSYRWHIDNWKEEIDKNQTIPILIRMSIKNGERYCPDKDGAFSDTYTFIRWANEKKKLKSMISFWDTLKDDPTKVIYIDSNRSKSDSNSNLQNK; this is encoded by the coding sequence TTGCACGACTTGCTGAAAATGTTTAAAACTATTTTATACGCCGCGCTGTTTTTAGGACTTTATCTTTTGGCGGATAAGTACGGACTGTTTTCTAAATTTAGCTCGCCCACCCGCTTCGTCGTTACCGCCGATACTAAAATAATCCCCGGCTCGGAGCTAAGCAAATACGTAACGCAAGAGGGGATAGACGACTTTGCTTTTAGATACTGGGATATAGATTTCGCTTCCAATCCCAAAAGCGTATTAAAAGAATCTGATATCGATACGAATTTAAAAAAGCTATTTAAATCAAAGCAAACGGATCAAATTTTAAAATTTATGCAAGATAATAACATTAGCGTAGAGTACAAGCTCATCTACGGTACTACGCCGATAATGTATTCAAGCTTTTTTGACGATGAAAACACTACAAAAGAGTTTATAAAACTCGGAGCAAATATCAGGCAAAAGGATAATTTCGGTCTCTCGCCCCTAGTCTACGCCATAGAAAACAACTCTACAAAGACCGCTAAGCTCTTGCTTGATAGCGGGGTTAAATTCGATGAAGTAAAGGCGGTACAGTGGTATAGAAAAACTCCTTTTTACTACAATATCGAAAAACTTATCATAGACGGAGACGACGTAAAGATAGTATATCGAGATAATTACCAAGTCAATAAAGAATCCAAAGACGTAAACGATCCGATAGGATATATAGTAACCCATAACTACGTAGAGATGACCGAACTTGCTCTTGCTAGCGGGTATAGACCGAAACTAGACGATCATCACAATACATTTTTTCACGGACTAAGGGACGATTCTAATTTTATGCGCTCTTTGTATATCTTGCTAGATACTATACCAAACTACGAACCCATGCTAGAGCTTCTTTTAAAATACGACGTTATAGGACAGCCCACTAAAGAGGAGCTAAAGAAGGCGTATGAGGAGTGCTATAAAAGCTATAGATGGCACATCGATAATTGGAAAGAGGAAATAGATAAAAATCAAACCATACCCATACTAATACGTATGTCCATAAAAAATGGAGAGAGGTATTGCCCAGATAAAGATGGGGCTTTTAGCGATACCTATACGTTTATACGATGGGCAAACGAAAAAAAGAAACTAAAAAGTATGATAAGTTTTTGGGATACATTAAAAGATGACCCAACCAAGGTAATTTACATAGATAGCAACCGAAGTAAATCAGACTCAAACTCAAATTTACAAAACAAATAG